Proteins encoded by one window of Salvelinus namaycush isolate Seneca unplaced genomic scaffold, SaNama_1.0 Scaffold1207, whole genome shotgun sequence:
- the LOC120036096 gene encoding endoplasmic reticulum resident protein 44-like isoform X1, giving the protein MKLPPIVSSLEVGFFTILLVTGLSTPGQAEITSLDTGNIEDILNNAGVALVNFYADWCRFSQMLQPIFEEASNIAREEFPDVTQVVFARVDCDQHSDIAQRYRISKYPTLKLFRNGMMMKREYRGQRSVTAIADFIRQQKVDPIKEIHSLEEGNTVDRDRRNIIGYFDQKDSENYHTFEKVANILRDDCVFLAAFGDVSQTERFSGDNVIYKPMGETVPDMVYLGSLTNFDLTYAWAQDKCVPLVREITFENGEELTEEGIPFLILFHVKEDTESLEKFQHEVARQLISEKGSINFLHADCEKFRHPLLHIQKTPADCPVIAIDSFRHMYVYPEFRDIEIPGKLRQFVLDLHSGKLHREFHHGPDPTDSTPGQEEIGEVASNPPESSFQKLAPSETRYTLLRDRDEL; this is encoded by the exons ATGAAACTACCACCAATAGTATCCTCTCTCGAGGTCGGCTTCTTCACGATACTGCTG GTGACTGGTCTCTCCACTCCAGGCCAGGCTGAAATTACCAGTCTAGACACAGGAAACATTGAAGACATCCTCA ACAATGCTGGAGTGGCGTTGGTTAATTTCTATGCAGACTG GTGTAGATTCAGCCAGATGCTCCAGCCTATCTTTGAGGAGGCATCGAACATCGCGAGGGAGGAGTTTCCTGATGTCACTCAGGTGGTGTTTGCGCGCGTCGACTGTGATCAGCACT ctgaCATAGCTCAGCGGTACAGGATCAGTAAGTACCCTACGTTGAAGTTGTTCCGTAATgggatgatgatgaagagggagtacaggggtcagaggtcagtcaCAGCCATCGCTGACTTCATCCGCCAGCAGAAGGTTGATCCCATTAAAGAGATACACAGTCTGGAAGAGGGCAACACTGTGGAT agggACAGGCGTAACATTATTGGTTACTTTGATCAGAAGGATTCTGAGAACTACCACACGTTTGAGAAGGTGGCCAACATCCTCCGAGACGACTGTGTGTTTCTCGCTGCCTTCGG TGACGTGTCCCAGACAGAGAGGTTCAGTGGTGATAATGTGATCTATAAACCGATGGGGGAGACTGTTCCTGACATGGTGTACCTGGGCTCACTAACCAACTTTGACCTCACCTACGCTTGGGCGCAGGACAAATGTGTCCCTCTGGTCCGCGAGATCACCTTCGAAAACGGAGAG gagcTGACTGAAGAGGGGATCCCATTCCTCATCCTGTTTCACGTGAAGGAGGACACAGAGAGCTTGGAGAAGTTCCAGCACGAGGTGGCACGCCAGCTCATCAGCGAGAAAG GATCTATAAACTTTCTGCATGCGGACTGTGAAAAGTTCCGTCACCCACTGCTGCACATCCAGAAGACGCCAGCAGACTGTCCTGTCATTGCTATAGACTCCTTCAGACACATGTATGTGTACCCTGAGTTCAGAGACATTGA GATCCCTGGGAAGCTGAGGCAGTTTGTTCTGGACCTCCACTCTGGGAAGTTACACAGAGAGTTCCACCACGGCCCAGACCCGACAGACAGCACACCTGGACAG gAGGAGATCGGTGAGGTGGCCAGTAACCCACCAGAGAGTTCCTTCCAGAAGTTAGCCCCCAGTGAGACGCGCTACACACTCCTCAGGGACCGTGATGAACTGTGA
- the LOC120036096 gene encoding endoplasmic reticulum resident protein 44-like isoform X2 has product MLQPIFEEASNIAREEFPDVTQVVFARVDCDQHSDIAQRYRISKYPTLKLFRNGMMMKREYRGQRSVTAIADFIRQQKVDPIKEIHSLEEGNTVDRDRRNIIGYFDQKDSENYHTFEKVANILRDDCVFLAAFGDVSQTERFSGDNVIYKPMGETVPDMVYLGSLTNFDLTYAWAQDKCVPLVREITFENGEELTEEGIPFLILFHVKEDTESLEKFQHEVARQLISEKGSINFLHADCEKFRHPLLHIQKTPADCPVIAIDSFRHMYVYPEFRDIEIPGKLRQFVLDLHSGKLHREFHHGPDPTDSTPGQEEIGEVASNPPESSFQKLAPSETRYTLLRDRDEL; this is encoded by the exons ATGCTCCAGCCTATCTTTGAGGAGGCATCGAACATCGCGAGGGAGGAGTTTCCTGATGTCACTCAGGTGGTGTTTGCGCGCGTCGACTGTGATCAGCACT ctgaCATAGCTCAGCGGTACAGGATCAGTAAGTACCCTACGTTGAAGTTGTTCCGTAATgggatgatgatgaagagggagtacaggggtcagaggtcagtcaCAGCCATCGCTGACTTCATCCGCCAGCAGAAGGTTGATCCCATTAAAGAGATACACAGTCTGGAAGAGGGCAACACTGTGGAT agggACAGGCGTAACATTATTGGTTACTTTGATCAGAAGGATTCTGAGAACTACCACACGTTTGAGAAGGTGGCCAACATCCTCCGAGACGACTGTGTGTTTCTCGCTGCCTTCGG TGACGTGTCCCAGACAGAGAGGTTCAGTGGTGATAATGTGATCTATAAACCGATGGGGGAGACTGTTCCTGACATGGTGTACCTGGGCTCACTAACCAACTTTGACCTCACCTACGCTTGGGCGCAGGACAAATGTGTCCCTCTGGTCCGCGAGATCACCTTCGAAAACGGAGAG gagcTGACTGAAGAGGGGATCCCATTCCTCATCCTGTTTCACGTGAAGGAGGACACAGAGAGCTTGGAGAAGTTCCAGCACGAGGTGGCACGCCAGCTCATCAGCGAGAAAG GATCTATAAACTTTCTGCATGCGGACTGTGAAAAGTTCCGTCACCCACTGCTGCACATCCAGAAGACGCCAGCAGACTGTCCTGTCATTGCTATAGACTCCTTCAGACACATGTATGTGTACCCTGAGTTCAGAGACATTGA GATCCCTGGGAAGCTGAGGCAGTTTGTTCTGGACCTCCACTCTGGGAAGTTACACAGAGAGTTCCACCACGGCCCAGACCCGACAGACAGCACACCTGGACAG gAGGAGATCGGTGAGGTGGCCAGTAACCCACCAGAGAGTTCCTTCCAGAAGTTAGCCCCCAGTGAGACGCGCTACACACTCCTCAGGGACCGTGATGAACTGTGA